From the Corynebacterium sp. P3-F1 genome, the window CGCACTCCTGGATCGGAATGCGGGGTCGGGGTGAACGCTTTTGCCTGCGGCCGGCGTCAGCCGGTTAGAGGAAGCGTCACGCTAATTCGGCGCTGGAATCAGCTTCGAATTAGTTGGTGGCGTTCTGGGCGGCCTCACCAGCGTTGCCAGCTGCATCGCCTGCAGCGTCGGTGGCGTTACCAGCTGCATCGCCAGCAGCGTCGGTGGCGTTACCAGCAGCGTCGCCGGCAGCGTCGGTGGCGTTACCTGCGGCATCGCCGGCAGCGCCGGTTGCGTTGCCAGCGGCATCGTCTGCGGTGTCGGTAGCTGCCTCGGTGGTGGTCACGTCGACGGTGGTGGTGCCGGTGACGGAGGTGGACGGGTCGGTGGACTCGTCGTCGCCACCGCTGACCAGGGACCAGATCAGCAGGCCGAGAAGGATCAGGGCCAGCAGGCCGAGCAGCCACTTCCACCAGCCGTTGCCGCCCTCGCTCTCCTCGGCGGCGGTGGAGCCGCCGGTGGTTGCCGGGCGGGTCTCGGTGCGCACCTCGCGGTTAGCGGTGGTGTCGGCCGGCTTGATGCGCTCTTCGTTGACGCGGGTCTCGTTCAGCTTGTCGTGAACGCGGGTCTCGTCAAGGTTGTCGGTGACGCGCTCGCCGTGCGCGAGACGGTCGGCGGCTTCCTTCGGCAGGTTGTTCGGGTCGTTCGGGTTCGGGGTCTTGCTGGTCATAATGAGACCACCTTTCTAATTAAGGTTTCTATGTAACAGACCGCTTAAACAGTCAGCGTCCCACAGTAACAGGATTATTGGCGCCGTGACGCAGGCCTCATCTGATGATGCTGCGCCTTCACCGACAGAAGCGCGTGTCTGTGCAGGTGAGGGAATGATCGGGGACAATCTGCATTTTCAATAAGGTTTCAATAGGTGCCAATTTGTCATAAAGTGGTGACCATGACGGAACACGAAGTGGTGACCATGACGGAACACGGCCACGGCAGACACAGCCATGACCACGACGCCGGAGACGCGCCCCTCTGGGCGCTGGGAGCAGCCCTCGGCATTACAGCGGTGGTGTTCATTGCCGAGCTGGTGGGCGGCTGGGTATCCGGCTCAATGGCACTCATGGCCGATGCGATGCACATGCTGTCGGACGCGACTGGTCTCATCATTGCTCTCGTGGCCTTGGTGCTGGGGCGAAAGCCGGCGTCGCAATACGCGACATTCGGGAACCGTCGCGCGGAAGTCCTGGCTGCGGCGCTCAACGCGGTAACGGTTTCGGTCATTTCTGTGTGGATCGTCGTGGAGGCGGTCCGACGAATCGGCAGCCCCGAGGCGATCGACACCCGCACGATGATCATCGTCGCCGTGATCGGTTTGATTGCTAACGGAGCATCGGCTGCTGTGCTTCAGACCCAGCGAAAGCAGTCGGTCAATATCGAGGGCGCGTTCCTTCACGTGCTCGTCGACCTTTTTGGATCAGTAGCGGTGATTATCGCCGGTTTCGTCATTATCTTCACGGGCTTCACCGGAGCAGATGTCGTAGCCTCCCTCATCATTGCGGGGCTGGTGCTGCCACGGGCGTGGGGGTTGCTGAAGACGTCGGTAAGCGTGCTGCTAGAACGGGTCCCCGCAGGAGTTGACCCGGCGGAGGTGGGGGATGCGCTTGCCTCGCTTGACGGGGTGGAGGCGATTCACGACCTACATCTCTGGACCGCCGGCGGCACGGACGTTTTATGCACCGTGCACCTGATTACCCGCGGCGACCATGGAGTGCTGCTCGACCGCGCCCAGGCGCGGCTGCGGACTCTCGGAATCGAGCATGCCACCATTCAGGTTGAGGGACCCACCCACCACGAGCACGAGGTTTTCTGCGTCCCTCGCAGTGAGGGCGACTGATCTACACTCGGGGCCATGGGGTTTACAACGCCGAGCTACTCGTTGACCGATCTGTTCGCACGCGCTGAACGCGGCGAGCTGCAGACGCCGGATTTCCAAAAAACCTACCTCTGGGATGTCGACCGGACCCGCACACTGTTGTCCGCCGTCCTGCGCGGCTACCCGGTGGGCACGTTACTTGCGCTGGACACGCGCAACGAGCCCATGCGGTTCCGCCCCCGCCCTCTACCTGGAACTCCACAGACAGACGAGCAGCCCGGACTCCTCCTTCTCGACGGGCAGCAACGTTTGTCAACGCTGTACCTGACACTGCAAGGCGACGGTCGTATCGAGGTGCTCGATTTCCGCGAAAGGAACATTTTCCGGCGTTTCTTCGTGGACGTGCGCGCGGCGGTCGCGACCGACCCGATGCCGTCGGAGTCGATCTTCGCGGTTGATGACGATGGCGTGGTGCGCTCGCACTTCGGCCCGGAGATTGCCGGCGGAATCACCGACCGTCAGACAATGGTGGACAATTACGTCATTCCGGTTTCAGCTCTGCTGTGGGAGGAGGGCAATGACCTTCTCTTCGACATGGCCGCCAATACCGACGACCCGGCCATCCGCGAAGACGTGAAGGAATTCCACCGCCGGGTTCTCCGCCCCCTCGCCGCCTACGACATGCCCATGACCCGATTGGACCGCGGGACCTCTCAAATTGGCGTGGGGCAGATCTTCGCACAGGCCAATTCTTCGGGCGTGTCCATGGACGTGTTCGAGCTGCTCACTGCTGTGTTCGCGCTCGAGGATCCGGAATTCTCCCTCGCCGCGCACTGGGACGAATGCGAAGCAGTGCTCCGCAAGTACCCGGCGCTCGATGAGATCGACCGTGTTCGCTTCCTGCGTGGCGTGTCGTTACTGGTCACCAGCACTAACGGATCAGCACGGGGGCACCGCGGGGACATCCTCAATCTCAGCCTGCACGACTACCTCTGGGCATCCCGCGACCTGTTGGGCGGGTTCACCCGTGCCGCGGACTTCCTCTCGGACCGGTGCATTTTCTCCGTTGATCAGGTGCCGTACCCGCACCAGCTCGTCCCGCTCGCGGTCATTCTGGCCCGCTTGTCCTGGGAGGAGGGCTGCCTAGACAAGCAGACCACGTGGGACCGCATCAACCAGTGGTACTGGAACGGGGTCTTTGGCGAGCTCTACGGTGCGCATGCGCCGTCCATCCGCGCAGGCTCCGATGTTGACCAAGTCACACCGTGGGCGAAGGGCGGCACGGATGAGGTTCCCAAGACGGTGGAGGATGCATTCCTCAACGAATCGCGTCTGCTGACTGCCCGGGCAGAATCCGGTGTGTACCGGGGACTGTTCTCCTTGCTCATGGCGCGCGGTGCCCGCGATTGGCGTACCGGAAAGAACTTCACGGCAGAGACCGAGGCGGAACTGCGGCCCGGCTTCCACCAAGTATTCCCCGCCGGTTTCTGCCGTGTGCACGGTGTTGATCCGGAGCTTGCACAGTCGGTGCTCAACCGCACCCCCTTGGGCCGGCGCACTGAAGCGGTGATGGAGGATGCGGATCCGAAACGGTACCTTTCGCGGCTGCAATCCAAGGCGATCATGGAAGACGACGAGTTCGATGCGGTGTTGGCCACACATGAGCTCGAGCCGGAATACCTATTCACGTCGAACTGGCAGGCCTTCTTCATCGACCGCAGGGATCGGCTCGTAGGAATCATCGAGTACGCCATGGATAAGCGTGTCGTGCGAGACGTGACTGGGGGCCTAGAAGACACTGAAAGCACAGAAAAAACCGAGGGCACGGAAAACCCTGAAGGCGCTGTATGACCAGAGCTTGCAGAGGCCTAGCCGCGGCACTAGCAGCATCAGCGCTGGCGCTTGCTAGCTGCGCACCTGACCGGGTGGAAGTGAAACCCCAGGTGGATCCCGTTCTGCAGGAAGCCCGGACGGTGAACCAGTCACGCCACGTGTCGGATCGTTTCGAGGAGAATCCGGTGGTTGTAGACGACTCGGACGGTTTTGCCACGAGCGAACTGTTCTTCTCGTCGTCGGAGGTGCTCATTCTTGCCGATGAGAGCCCTGCTTCCCAGCTGCGCGCGGCGTCGCTCGCAGTGTTGGTGCATGCGCCGATGATCATTTACCACGGCGACAGGCACGCGTGTGTAATCCGGGAAATTGAGCGTTTGTCCACACACACGATCTTCGCGGTGGGCGATGTGCCGGTGCTCGGGTACACGGAGCAGCTCAAGGTGATCAAAGATCCGGGCGGCCGTGAGGCCTTGGAGAAGGCGACAGCTCTCAGATTCGGCGAGAAGAACGTTGAGCGCCCAGAAGATGCCGCGGCGGCTGTGGCGGCCTTGGACGAGAAGGAACCGGAATGGCTTCGGGCCGATTATGGCCCGCCGCAGCACGTCAGCGATGGTGCAGCTGCCGCGGTCGTGCCGGTCCGTTCGCGTCAGGACGCTGAGATGGCTCCCCAGGTGATCGCTCTTCCGTCCACGTCCATCGCATCGATCGCCACGGCGCGGGCTTTCGGCGCCAGCGTGTATGTGACGGACGATCCTGATCCGCGTGCGAGCGAACGTACGCTTGTCCTGACCGCTGGCTTGTCGGAGAAGCCGTTGGTGGCGCTCGGCCGGTTCGGCCCGGCTGCGGAATTGGGTGAGCGCATCCGGGAAGCCGAGGCTGCGGTGGCGCCGGGTGACTTAAATGATATTTCCTCGCTCCCGCAGTCTCCGAATTAAGGTTTAATGAATCAATATCCGTCAACCACTATGCCGTAGGAGATGAGCACTGTGACCGCATCCGTGACCAACCCCGAAGCCAAGCCCGTCGTTCTCATTGCTGACAAGCTCGCCCAGTCCACCGTCGAGGCTCTGGGTGATTCTGTCGAGGTGCGGTGGGTGGATGGACCGAACCGCGAGGAGCTGCTTGCTGCGGTCCCTGAGGCCCAGGCATTGCTGGTTCGCTCGGCGACGACGGTGGACAGCGAAGTTCTCCAGGCGGCTCCGAATCTGCGCATTGTTGGTCGTGCGGGCGTCGGTTTGGACAATGTCGACGTGGACACCGCCACTCAGCGCGGCGTGATGGTTGTCAACGCTCCGACCTCGAATATTCACTCCGCGTGCGAGCACGCGATCGCGCTGCTCCTTTCCACTGCGCGCCAGATCCCGGCCGCCGACAAGACCCTGCGTGACGGCGAGTGGAAGCGGTCTTCGTTCAAGGGTGTGGAGATCTTCGGCAAGACTGTCGGCATCGTCGGTTTCGGCCACATCGGCCAGCTTTTCGCGCAGCGTCTGGCGGCATTCGAGACCGAGATCATCGCCTACGACCCGTATGCGAACCCGTCGCGCGCCGCGCAGCTTGGCGTCGAGCTTGTGGAGCTGGAAGAACTCGTCTCTCGCGCAGACTTTGTCACCATTCACCTGCCCAAGACCAAAGAGACGCAGGGCATGTTCAACGCGGAGCTGTTGGCCAAGGCTAAAGAAGGCCAGATCATCATCAACGCAGCACGCGGAGGGCTTGTCGACGAGCAGGCGCTTGTCGACGCAATCGTGAACGGCCCCATCCGCGGCGCCGGTTTCGACGTGTACTCGTCCGAGCCGTGCACGGATTCTCCGCTGTTCGCCCTCGATGAGGTTGTGGTGACGCCGCACCTGGGGGCGTCGACAAGCGAGGCGCAGGACCGCGCGGGCACCGACGTGGCTGCTTCTGTCCTGAAGGCTCTAGCGGGCGAGTTCGTGCCGGACGCTGTCAACGTCGTTGGTGGCGCGGTGGGTGAGGAGGTCGCTGTGTGGCTGGATCTCGCACGCAAGCTCGGCCTGCTCGCGGGCAAGCTGCTTGATGAGGCTCCGGTGTCCCTCCGCGTCACCGCCCGCGGCGAGCTGTCCACCGTAGACCCCTCCACGCTGGCGCTGTCCGCTGTGCGCGGCCTCTTCTCCGGCATTGTGGAGGAGCCCGTCACCTTCGTCAACGCGCCGGCGATCGCCGAGTCCCGCGGACTCGAAGTCGAATCCGGTGTGGCAAACGAGTCGCGCGACCACCGTTCGGCGATCGAGGTCCAAGTCGTTTCCGTGAACGGCGAGACCGCGACTGTCGAGGGTGCGCTGACCGGTCTCGAGCGTGTGGAGAAAATCGTGCGCATCAACGGCCGCGGCGTGGACATGCGCGCTCAGGGCCGCAACCTGTTCCTCTCCTACACGGACAAGCCGGGTGCACTCGGCCACGTCGGTGCTCAGCTCGGCAACGCGGGCATCAACATCGAGGCTGCCGCGCTCACCCAGTCCGCGAAGGGAGACGGCGCGTTCCTCATTCTCCGCGTCGAGTCTGAGGTTCCGCAGGAACTCGAGGACGCAGTGGCCAAGTCCATCGAGGCGGATTGCATTCAACTCGACCTTGACTAACTCGCACTAACCCGCACTAATCCGCCGCAACGGTAGAAAAGGCGGGTTGGACGCACCAAGAGGCGAATCCGGGCAGTCGGTGTTGTTAAGCTGAACCGCATGAAAATTGCGGTGATTGCAGGGGACGGCATCGGCCCCGAGGTGATGGAAGAGGGCCTGAAGGTCCTGCGCACAGTGCGCGACGACGTGGAACTGACCGAGTACGACCTCGGCGCCCGGCGTTACCTGCGCAACGGCGAACTGCTCACGGACGAGGATCTGGCGAGCCTCCGCGAGCACGAAGCGATCCTGCTGGGTGCTATTGGTGACCCGGAGCGCGTCCCAGCCGGCATCCTCGAGCGCGGGTTGCTGCTCCCGTTGCGCTTCAAACTGGACCACTACGTCAACCTGCGTCCGTCGAAGCTGTACCCGACTGCGGTGAGCCCGCTGGCCAATCCGGGTGAGATTGATTTCGTCGTTGTCCGCGAGGGAACTGAAGGGCTCTATGCCGGTAACGGCGGCACCTTGCGTCAGGGCACCCCAGCCGAGGTCGCTTGCGAGGTTTCCCAGAACACCCGTTACGGCGTCGAGCGTCTGGTCCGCCACGGTTTCGAAACTGCGATGGCGCGCGGCAAGAAGCTCACCCTCGTGCACAAGACCAATGTGCTCACGAACGCGGGCGCGTTGTGGCAGAACACAGTCGACGACATCGCCGCG encodes:
- a CDS encoding cation diffusion facilitator family transporter encodes the protein MTEHEVVTMTEHGHGRHSHDHDAGDAPLWALGAALGITAVVFIAELVGGWVSGSMALMADAMHMLSDATGLIIALVALVLGRKPASQYATFGNRRAEVLAAALNAVTVSVISVWIVVEAVRRIGSPEAIDTRTMIIVAVIGLIANGASAAVLQTQRKQSVNIEGAFLHVLVDLFGSVAVIIAGFVIIFTGFTGADVVASLIIAGLVLPRAWGLLKTSVSVLLERVPAGVDPAEVGDALASLDGVEAIHDLHLWTAGGTDVLCTVHLITRGDHGVLLDRAQARLRTLGIEHATIQVEGPTHHEHEVFCVPRSEGD
- a CDS encoding DUF262 domain-containing protein, translated to MGFTTPSYSLTDLFARAERGELQTPDFQKTYLWDVDRTRTLLSAVLRGYPVGTLLALDTRNEPMRFRPRPLPGTPQTDEQPGLLLLDGQQRLSTLYLTLQGDGRIEVLDFRERNIFRRFFVDVRAAVATDPMPSESIFAVDDDGVVRSHFGPEIAGGITDRQTMVDNYVIPVSALLWEEGNDLLFDMAANTDDPAIREDVKEFHRRVLRPLAAYDMPMTRLDRGTSQIGVGQIFAQANSSGVSMDVFELLTAVFALEDPEFSLAAHWDECEAVLRKYPALDEIDRVRFLRGVSLLVTSTNGSARGHRGDILNLSLHDYLWASRDLLGGFTRAADFLSDRCIFSVDQVPYPHQLVPLAVILARLSWEEGCLDKQTTWDRINQWYWNGVFGELYGAHAPSIRAGSDVDQVTPWAKGGTDEVPKTVEDAFLNESRLLTARAESGVYRGLFSLLMARGARDWRTGKNFTAETEAELRPGFHQVFPAGFCRVHGVDPELAQSVLNRTPLGRRTEAVMEDADPKRYLSRLQSKAIMEDDEFDAVLATHELEPEYLFTSNWQAFFIDRRDRLVGIIEYAMDKRVVRDVTGGLEDTESTEKTEGTENPEGAV
- the serA gene encoding phosphoglycerate dehydrogenase, with translation MSTVTASVTNPEAKPVVLIADKLAQSTVEALGDSVEVRWVDGPNREELLAAVPEAQALLVRSATTVDSEVLQAAPNLRIVGRAGVGLDNVDVDTATQRGVMVVNAPTSNIHSACEHAIALLLSTARQIPAADKTLRDGEWKRSSFKGVEIFGKTVGIVGFGHIGQLFAQRLAAFETEIIAYDPYANPSRAAQLGVELVELEELVSRADFVTIHLPKTKETQGMFNAELLAKAKEGQIIINAARGGLVDEQALVDAIVNGPIRGAGFDVYSSEPCTDSPLFALDEVVVTPHLGASTSEAQDRAGTDVAASVLKALAGEFVPDAVNVVGGAVGEEVAVWLDLARKLGLLAGKLLDEAPVSLRVTARGELSTVDPSTLALSAVRGLFSGIVEEPVTFVNAPAIAESRGLEVESGVANESRDHRSAIEVQVVSVNGETATVEGALTGLERVEKIVRINGRGVDMRAQGRNLFLSYTDKPGALGHVGAQLGNAGINIEAAALTQSAKGDGAFLILRVESEVPQELEDAVAKSIEADCIQLDLD
- a CDS encoding 3-isopropylmalate dehydrogenase produces the protein MKIAVIAGDGIGPEVMEEGLKVLRTVRDDVELTEYDLGARRYLRNGELLTDEDLASLREHEAILLGAIGDPERVPAGILERGLLLPLRFKLDHYVNLRPSKLYPTAVSPLANPGEIDFVVVREGTEGLYAGNGGTLRQGTPAEVACEVSQNTRYGVERLVRHGFETAMARGKKLTLVHKTNVLTNAGALWQNTVDDIAAEYPEVEIDYNHIDAATIYMVTDPGRYDVIVTDNLFGDILTDLAGAVAGGVGLACSGNIDASRTNPSMFEPVHGSAPDIAGKGLADPTAMILSVAMMLRWLDDEAGATRVEDAVAADVSARRGSDASGDNGAATFTESVGTRIAESLK